A stretch of DNA from Lysinibacillus sp. B2A1:
GGAATTTACGTGGTGTTGATTCACATGGAATGCTGTGTTCAGCGCGCGAACTTGCTATACCAAATGCCCCTTCAGAAAAAGGGATTTTAGTGTTACCAGAAGATGCAACAATTGGTAGTGCATTTGAAGCACCAACACGTTAAAATAAAAGATATATTCGTAAAATCGTTATGCTACTAAAAATGCTGGTAGCATAACGATTTTTTTGTATGGAGAGCCTCTAAATACAAGTTTCTATACCACTTTTATGGTATGCTTTTTGATATAGACATTGTGTTAGTTTATCTTTATTCAGCAGAATACTCCCACCTCTATATGTGGCGAGATGAGTGCGGTTTTTTTCCTATTCAGTGGGTGTACAAACGCCCCGCTGAAATAGAGGGACTCAGGCTAAGAACTTCACATCCTGTGAAAACGCCTAAGTGACCAACATCACGTTGGCTTACGAGCTCGAAAAAAACAAGACGCAATTACGCTGGGGCGTAATTGTTATAGACAATGCTATAAATGAAGTGTATGAGAAATGAGTGAAATAGAGTGAATTGGTTTAAAAAACAAATTAATAAATTTATAAATAAAGATGACAGTGAATACGAATATGAGTATGAAGAAATGTATGAAAACTATGATGAACAGACTGAGCAGCATGTGAAAGAAGCACCTGCATCAAAGCAAAAAACTTTTCGTTTCCCGTTGATTGAGGATATGGAAATCTCACCTTCACCAACGTCTACATCGCAACCAAAAGAATCATTCAATCAAATGGAAGATGATTATTATGGACAAATTGAAGATTTATCATTGCCAAAGCATTTAAATAATCATATTGTTGATTCAAGTGTTTATGATGTTGAGGTTTCTGGTATTCGGGATTTATTAGCTAATCGTTCAAAGCGAACGGGCAGAACAACCATGACAAAAAGTCAGTCTGAACAGGGGTTCCGTTCAAAAGCAAGTCTTGTTTTTCGAGATGCACAAAATGAACAGCCAATACCTAAACCAAAAGAGAATAATAGTTCACCGGAAAGAATGGTAGAAAGTAGTATGCCTGCTAATCGAAAACGTTTTGTACCAAGTGATGTACCCTCTCCGGTTTATGGTTTTGCAAAGCCTAGTCCTATCGAACAATTATTGGATAAACGCAAGGAAGAACTCGATAAAAAGGAGTTTTCAATTCCTGCAGAGCCTGAGGTTTTAAAAGAAACGACAACAAATCAGGCTTTCGAAAATATACTAATAGAAAAAGAGCCAATTCGCCCAGTTCAGCAAGATGTGCCTGAACGACTTGAAATGCCAGAAACCTTTGAAGCATCAACGAAGCAACCGATTACGTTTGATGAAGATTTTTCACAAGAAATAAGTGATTCAAACGAAGAGCTGAAAGCAGAACTGCCCCTTCCTCCAACAACCTCTTTTGCTGTTGCATTTGAGGATCAAGTAAAAGAGGCCGTTCAGCATGAATTGGATGTTGAGCAACTTACTGCGGACCAATCAGAAATTCATGTGAAAGAAGTCATCGTGGAGCAGGTTCAAATTGAAAATTCTACAATTCATATAGGTGAAGTAACAGTAGTTCAACCGCCAGTAAATGAAGTTATTGAGCAGGAAATGTTAGAAGGTCAATCATTTGACGCTATTCCTAAGCAAGATAAAAGTCGTATTCCTTTTAATGTATTAATGTTAAAAACGGATAAAGAGAAATGGCGAATTCAACAACAATCCAAAAATATAAAGCCATCTACTGTAGTTGAAAAAAAACAAGATGAACAAAAGGAATCTTTTGAAACGATAAGTATAGGTGACGAACATCTATTGATACCATCCATACAAGAAGAAATAAAACATGCAGTTTCTACTCAAATTATTGGATTAGAGCTAGAGGAAGAAGAAGTAACATCTCAACAGGTGGAGAAAAAAGAGTCATCTATTCAAAGTTCTCCAATCAATGATTTGTCAGATAGTGTATCTGTCATTACAATGTCACCAGTAGCAACAATGTCTAGTGTATCGACATTAGAAAAGACAGCTATAGAAATAGATAGTCGTCAAGAAATTTCCGCAACTACCGATATGGAGATACCATCCATCACTGAAAATGAATATCTCAGTGAAAATGTCGAGTTACTACTAAAGGAAGAGCCTATTGAAGCGGAAGATCAAGAGCAGCCTTCAAACGAAACTCTCGAAGGAATTGAAGAGAAGGAAAATCCTCCAAAGCTTGTTCATGTGTATCAAAAGCCAACGGATGAATATTTAGAGCCACCTGAGGAAAAAACACAGGATACGGAGTGGATGGAGCAGCAGGGTGATACTTTAGTTGAAGCACTATCTTATTTCCAAGTGTCCGCTCAAATCGAGTCTATCATGCAAGGACCTGCCGTCACACAATTTGAAATAACAGTGAGTCATGGCACAAAAGTTAGTAAAATCCGTAATTTGGCAGACGATTTAAAGCTCGCATTAGCGGCGAAAGATATCCGTATTCAAGCGCCTATTCCTGGAAAGAGTTCAATTGGGATTGAGATTCCGAACCGTGTATCTCGTGCTGTTCGTTTATCAGAAGTAACAAATAGTGCCTCTTTCCTTGAATCAGAATCACCATTAGAAGCTGCTTTGGGTCTGGATTTAACTGGGAAACCTGTAACTATTGATTTACGTAAAATGCCTCATGGTTTAATTGCAGGGGCAACAGGTTCAGGTAAGTCAGTTTGTATAAATTCAATTTTGGTTAGTTTGTTATATAAAGCTGCCCCTCATGAATTAAAGCTTATGCTTATTGATCCTAAAATGGTCGAGCTGGCACCGTTTAATCATATTCCTCATCTAGTTAGCCCTGTTATTACAGATGTTAAGGCGGCTACAGCTGCATTAAAATGGGCAGTGGAGGAAATGGAGCGGCGTTATCAGCTATTTGCTCATGCAGGTGCACGTGATATTACTCGTTACAATGCATTAGCAGATAAAAATAATGAACATAGCCTTAAATTACCTTACATGCTTATTGTCATTGATGAGCTGGCTGATTTAATGATGATGTCTCCAGCGGATGTAGAGGAAGCGATTTGTCGTATTGCACAAAAGGCACGTGCATGTGGTATCCATTTAATTGTTGCGACACAAAGACCGTCCGTTGACGTGATTACAGGGCTCATTAAATCAAATATTCCTACACGTATTGCCTTTGCAGTATCTTCACAAATAGATTCTCGTACGATTTTAGATGGGCAAGGAGCGGAAAGATTACTTGGACGAGGCGATATGTTATATTTAGGGAATGGTATGTCTGCCCCAGTACGATTACAGGGAACATTTGTGACTGATGATGAAATCGAGTCCATTATAGAGCATGTCCGTGAGCAAGGTGAACCTGATTATATTTTTGATCAGGAGGAGCTATTGAAAAAAACGGAGATTTCTGCAGAGCAAGATGATTTATTTGAGGAAGTTTGCCGATTTGTGTTTGAACAGGGAGGAGCTTCTACGTCTCTTATTCAGCGTAAATACCACATTGGCTATAATCGTGCTGCCCGTTTAATCGATATGTTAGAATCTCATGGCTTTGTATCAGAGGCTAGAGGCAGCAAACCACGAGAAAGTTATATTACAGAAGAAGATTTAATTACTATGTTTGAATAAGAATTGCATGGATTTCGTATAGATTATCTGATTTACGTCGAAATTAGTATTTTTAGAAAAGTTACACATTTATCCTTATGCATAAATAGTGCTATAATAGACAAGATGTGATGACAAGTACGTATTTTTTAGCTTGTTTAAAGGTATTAATACCTAATAATTGGTGAAATAATACGGTACACCTAATAGATGATAGATGGGATATTGATATTCCCGGGGGTTTAATTAATGACAGTTTTTCATTTCACAGGCATTAAAGGTTCTGGCATGAGTTCACTTGCACAAATCTTATTTGATGCTGGTGAACAAGTACAGGGCTCAGATGTTGATAAATATTTTTTCACAGAACAGCCGTTACGTGAACGGAATATTCCAATTTTTACATTTAATCCAGATAATATTAAAGAAGGTATGACAATTATTGCAGGAAATGCTTTTCCTGATGACCATCCGGAGTTAGTGCGTGCACGAGAAATTGGTGTAGAGATTATTCGCTATCATAAGTTCTTAGGGGAATACATCGGAAATTACACATCAATTGCCATTACAGGTGCACATGGAAAAACTTCCACAACCGGCTTAATGTCACATGTTGTCGGAGGATATAAACCAACTTCCTATTTAATCGGTGATGGAACAGGAGCCGGACATGAAAATGCAGATTTCTTTGTGATGGAAGCATGTGAATACCGCCGTCACTTCTTAGCATATAATCCTGATTATGCTGTGATGACTAATATCGATTTTGACCATCCAGATTATTTCGCTAATATTGAGGATGTTTACTCTGCCTTTCAATCATTAGCTTTACAGGTAAAAAAAGCAATTATTGCTTGTGGTGATGATGAACATTTACAACGCATTCAAGCAAAGGTTCCAGTTGTTTATTATGGCTTTGGAGCAGAAAATGATTTTGAGGCACGTAATGTTGATAAAACAACAGAAGGAACTAAATTTGATGTTTTTGTGCGCAATGAATTTTATAGTACATTTTTTATCCCATTGTTTGGGGATCATGCAGTTTTAAATACATTAGCTGTTATTACACTTTGTCAGTATGAAGGTATCTCACCAGATATTATCCAGGAACGTTTAAATAGTTATAAAGGTGTAAAAAGACGTTTTACTGAAACGGATATTGGCAATAATGTATTAATAGATGACTATGCCCACCATCCAACTGAAATCCGTGCAACGATTCAATCTGCACGTCAAAAATTCCCGGAGCGTGAGCTAGTAGCTGTTTTCCAACCACATACTTTTACACGTACACAAGCTTTTTTACAGGATTTTGCGGATAGTCTAAGTCTTGCAGATACAGCATATTTATGTGATATATTTGGTTCTGCAAGGGAAACACAAGGCGCGTTATCAATCCATGATTTGGCGTCGTTAATTGAAGGCAGTGCAGTGATTACCACTGAAGGAATTGAAGTTTTAACAAAACATGAGGGCGCAGTATTTTTATTTATGGGCGCAGGCGATGTTCACAAATTCCAAGATGCTTTTGAAAACGTGTTAAAAAACAACGAAACAGCTTAGTCCGTAAGGAATAAGCTGTTTTTTCTCAAAAATTGAGAAGGAATTCAGTTTTTTTTGTCGAAGATAGGGAAAGTAATAGTAAAGAGAATTTTACTAGCAGGAGGTCTTTTTATGGAAGTAATTTTGTATATTGCAGCGATTATAGCAGCAATCGGTTTTTTAATTTTATGTGTGAGTGTCGGAATGACATTATTCTCGCTAAAATCCATTTTAAACAGCTTAGCAGGAACTTTATCAGGTATTGAAGGACAAATGGAAGGAATTACACGTGAAACGACTTCCTTATTAACCAAAACAAATAGTTTGGCAGAGGACATTCAGCAAAAATCAGAACAGTTAAATTCTGTTGTTCATGCAGTCAAAGGAATTGGTGACTCTGTGAACGGTTTAAATACGTCTGTACAGCATATTACTTCCTCTATTTCAAAAAGTGTAGAGCAAAATGAGGAAAAAATCGCACAGGTTGTTCAATGGAGTAATGTTGCAATGGGTATTGCTGATAAATGGAAGAAGCGAAAAGTAATTGAGCAGGCTCAAGAGTTGGTTTCAGAAGACAGTTATGTTTTTGAAGCCGAACAATCAGAAAAGCCAAAAAGAAAATGGGGTCGTAAAAAGTGATTATTATTCAGTAGACATTTCGTGTCATCTGAATAAAAATAAAGCCTTAGACATAAGTTGAAGATGCATCAACAAAAAAGTAGATGGACAACCAGTCTAGGCACATGAATATAAGATGGGGAGGAATTGTTGCATGACAACTCAAAAGCCAAATTTTAATGAAGTGAAGGAACAACAGCTTGAAAGTTCATTACCGCAGCTTTATCATCCGCAAGAGTCTATTTATGAAGAGGAGCGTGTGAACATGAAAGATTTTGTTATTGGCGCATTAGTAGGGGGTATAGTCGGTGCAGCTGCTGGCTTATTACTAGCTCCAAAATCAGGAAAAGATTTACGGAGCGATGTAGCTGTACAAGCAGTAAACCTAAAAGATAAAAGTGCAGATTTTTCAACGACAGCAAAAGATAAAACAGTTCAATTATCTAAACAAATTCAAGAGCAATCTACACAATTAGTAGAGAAAGTAAAAACGTTAAAAACTGCAAAAGCACCAACTGTTTTTGACGATGGCACAGTTTCTTTCGAAGGTGAAGAACCGTTAGAGGATTATGTTCCTAATGAAGAGCCTAAAGCAGAAGAGACAGCTGAAACAAAGGAACAAGCCGAAGAAAAAAATGAAGAAGTCCGCGCTTAATAGTTTAGAAAATAGGGTACGATACGTCCTTTAAAGGACATATCGTACCCTTTTTGATTTCTTAGTAAATAGCTGCTTCCTCTAACGAGATTTCTAATTTATCCCCACCGAAAATTTCCATATCAAAGCTGGCAGGTTGTCCATTTCGTAATATTGTAAAGTTGCCCTTAAATGTCGTAGGTAGCTGCCAGTTAGAGAAACGGAAGACATCCTGGTAAATCCAACGACTTCGATCCTTCTCCATAAATGAAACTGTCGCTCCATTTGGAACCGTTGACAGAGGTGATACCACGCTATTGTTGACGAGCACTTCATTTGCCATTTTTTTCAGCTCTAGAATCTCGTTCTGAAAATGAATAATGATTTTATCCTCTAGTAAGATATTCATTTGGTCAGCTATTCGTTGAACGGTTGGTAATGTTTGCTGCTGAAAGGTAATCACGTCTTCATCCTGCACTGCATATGTCAGTTTAGCTGGCTTATCATTAATCATTAACTGTGCGGAAAACTCAGGTAGGTAAAGTGGTTTGCCATCTACTTGAATATAAAAGGATTCAAATTGCTTTAATAAAGCCCAGTTATTTGTAAGCTTAAATATTTCTTCAACTGTATCTGCGATTTCAAAAGCAACAACATCTCGATCATTTAAAGCACTATCGAGAGAGGCAGGAGAACCATTAACCGTAATTTTAGGTTCAATTACATATTTAGTATGTTGAATGTGTATTGTTTTGATAGCTGCATTGTCAACAATATCTCTTACAGTTGCTACTGCAGGCTGCCCGTCTTGACCTTCAATTAGTTGGATGGCGTCACCTGTTTTAATCATTGTTTTAGTAGCTGCTTGTTGTCCATTTACTAAAATTTCCGCAGGCTGTCCGTGACCCCCTGGGATGAAAATATCTTGTCCATTCACGCTAACTGACAATCCAAGCCCTGGTTTTCCATATAATTGTTTTGCACGAATATTTGCAGCTAAAAAAGCATCCGCAACAGTCATTTCTTTTAATTCAAAAAGACGAACCACTTGATCATTAACAGTAAGGCTCATATATTGAATCGGCATTTTTTTTGCCGCAATGGCAATGCCGATTGGCGTTACCAATTCGGGTGATGCTTTTATATGATCTTCCTTCGTCAGGTTTTGTATGGCATCTATTCCTCGAACGGCAATACGATTTGCTGGTAAGTCTAATACTGCTCCAAGTTCAGTTGTGAGGTTTGGTGTTAAGCTTCCACCGCCAACAAGCATGACTGCCTTAGGAGCAGTCCGGTTATTAAGACGTAATATTTCTTCTCCGATGGCTTTAGCAAGTAGTTTGACAGCAGATTCAATTGCTTTAAGTACTTCTTCTTTTGAGAAATATTGATCAAAACCTAATATATCCTGAATTAAAATTTCTTCTTCTGTTTGCAGTTGCCTTTTTGCTTTTTCAGCCACTGGGAAGTCAAGTAAATAATGATCGCTCAATGCCTCAGTAATTTCATCTCCAGCTGTAGGCACCATCCCATAGGCAACGACTGTGCTTTTATCGGTGATGGCAATATCAGATGTCCCTGCGCCGATATCAACAAGTGCCACATTTAAACGACGCATTGTCGGAGGAATAAGCACATTAATGGCAGCAATTGGCTCCAAAGTGAGTGCGTCCATTTCTAAATCAGCTCGTTTCAATGCAGCAATAAGTGATTCTACGACCACTCGTGGTAAAAACGTGGCAATCACTTCAATTTGCGCCTCATCTCCTTGCTGATCAAGCAAGCTACCAATTTCTTCACCATCTAATCGATAATATAAAACAGAATAGCCTACACAATAGTAGTGGCTTATTTTTGCATCCTCTTTCTGTTGTAAAAGTTGCTGCTGTGCTTGTTGTACAGCTTGTAATTCTAATCGGCTTATATCCTCTTCTGTAAAAATTGGACGATTTCGTATATTGATGGTCACGCTCGCCTGTTCTGTTTTCAATGAGCGGCCAGCTGCAGCTACACTTACCTTTGTTAAGCTACCATGCTTTTCTTCAAGCTCATGTTTTATTTCATTGATTAAATCTGCCACATACATGACATTATGTATTTGACCATCGACCATAGCCCGTTCTTTATGTTCTTTCACTAAAATATCTTCGACGTGAAAATGGTCATTATTTTCAGTTAAGATTATGCCGACAACAGAACGTGTTCCAATATCAAGTGCAAATAGTTTTGAACTCAATGTAATCGCTTCCTTTCTTGTAATATTGTAAAATAATTTAGTGAGTTGAAGCGCTAAATTAAAAATGCGTGACATTCTGAACAACATTGATTATAATATTGCTAATATCTAAAAATGTAACATACATTTCAGAGTTCTGAAAGTGTCTGTCATGAGGAGAGGAGCAAGAAAGCATGAGCCAAAAAGATTTAGAAAGCTTACGTAGTCAAATAGACGGCTTAAACTTAGAAATTCTTCGTCTAATTAACGAACGTGCAGCTGTAGTTAATGAAATCGGTAAAATTAAAGAAAAGCAAGGTGTGAATCGCTATGATCCACTACGTGAAAGACACATGCTTGATCTTATTAAGGAAAACAATCAGGGTCCATTAAATCAAATGACGGTTGATTATATATTTAAGCAAATCTTTAAAACTGCTTTAAAACAACTTGAAGCGGATAAGAAGAAGGAATTGCTTGTATCTCGTAAGAAGAAATCAGAAGATACAGTGATCAATATCAATGGTGAGTTAATTGGACAAGGAAAGCCATCTTTCGTATTTGGTCCTTGTGCAGTTGAATCATACGAGCAAGTTGCAGCGGTAGCAGCATCTATTAAAGCAAAAGGTGAAAAATTAATTCGTGGTGGTGCATACAAGCCGCGTACTTCTCCATATGACTTCCAAGGTCTTGGATTAGAAGGTCTTAAAATATTAAAACGTGTGTCAGAGGAATACGGTTTAGGTGTTATTACGGAAATTGTAACACCTGGTCATTTAGAGGAAGCATTGGATTATATCGATGTTATCCAAATTGGTGCACGTAATATGCAAAACTTCGAGTTATTAAAAGCAGCAGGTGCAACAAACAAACCTGTCCTATTAAAACGAGGCTTAGCAGCAACAATCGATGAGTTCATTCACGCAGCAGAATACATTATGTCTAAAGGAAATGAAAACATTATCCTTTGTGAGCGTGGTATCCGTACTTACGAAAAAGCAACACGTAATACATTAGATATTTCAGCTGTACCAGTTTTAAAACAGGAAACACATTTGCCTGTATTCGTAGATGTAACACATTCAACAGGGCGTCGTGATTTATTATTACCATGTGCGAAAGCAGCTATTGCAATCGGTGCTGATGGCGTAATGGCTGAAGTGCATCCTGATCCATCTGTAGCACTTTCCGATTCACAACAGCAAATGGACATCCCTACATTTGACGCATTCTATGAAACGCTGCAAAAATTCATGAAAAATTATGAAATTCATGCTTAATTCGTTTTAAAATATACCGCTTGCTAAATCAGCAGGCGGTTTTTACTATATCGTGACAAAATAATGTCTAGAATAGTACTATTTGAACTTGGTTTTCTTATCGTATACGTACTTCTTCTTGAAAAGAATATGAAAATTATCGTATGATAAGGCTATAAAAGGAAAAAGGGAGGCACGTACGATGACTGTTACAATTTATGATGTTGCAAGAGAAGCAAATGTTTCGATGGCAACGGTCTCTCGTGTAGTCAATGGCAATCAAAACGTAAAACCGGCAACACGAAAAAAAGTATTAGAAGTAATTGAACGATTAGAATATCGTCCAAACGCAGTAGCGCGAGGATTAGCAAGTAAGAAAACAACAACAGTTGGCGTGATTATCCCAGATATTGCAAACAATGTTTATGCGGAGCTGGCACGTGGTGTAGAGGATATTGCAACCATGTACCGTTACAATATTATTTTAGCTAACTCAGATCAACATGAAGATAAAGAGCTACAGTTACTGGATACAATGTTGGGCAAACAGGTCGATGGGATTGTTATGATGAGTGATGAAGTAACTGAAAAAATGCAGCAAACAATGGACCATTCTCCAGTACCGATTGTGCTTGCAGGTTCAGTAGATGAATCACAAACCATTGCAACGGTTAATATTGACTATTACCAAGCGGCTTATGAGGCCATCACATTACTTATTCAAAATGGACATAAGCGTATTGCTTTTGTAACAGGTCCACTTACTTATACGATTAACGGAAAATTTAAGCTTGAGGCTTATAAAAAGGCTTTGCAAGATGCAGGCTTACCTATAGATGATTCACTAATTGCTGCAGAGGAATCCAGCTATGATATGGGGCTAGAGGCTTGGGAAACTTTATCCGCATTGGAAAATCCCCCAACTGCATATTTCGCTGGCAGTGATGAATTAGCAATTGGACTGATTCATGGTGCACAGGACGCAGGAAAAGATGTACCTGAGGATATCGAAGTAATTAGTTTTGAAAACTCAAAATTAGCACGAATGGTTCGCCCGCAGTTAACTAGTGTAGCGCTGCCGCTTTATGATATTGGAGCCGTTGCTATGCGCTTACTAACAAAACTAATGAATAAAGAGCCAGTAGAAGATGAAGCGGTTATCTTACCGCATCGTATCGAACATCGTCAATCTGTCAAAAGTAAATAATGTTAGAAACACGTAGATCTTATTGAGGATTTGCGTGTTTTTTGTTGAAGTTACGGATAGAACATCCAATGTGACGGATAGCAACCTTAAAGCGGTGGATAGAACTGCGGTATTTGAGGATAGCAACCTCAAAGTGATGGATAGAGTGCAACTTCATCAAATCAATAAAAAAGCCCCACGAGAAGTCGTGAGGCACATAAAAAGTTAAACACGTTTTTCATTACGAATAATGTGCAGCGCTTTCGCTAACATTTGCGCATTTTTTTCTTCAATCTCTGCCTTTCGCGGAATTGGCTCATATAAGGGATTCGGATCCTCCCAAGTCGGAATAAATGGTACAGGCGCTTCAGGCTGCCAGCGATCTAACCAAGCTTGTGGAAGAGGTCCTGTTGGCAATTGCTGATCTGTCATTTCTAGCCATAGCATAGACCACGCGCGCGGTACAACACGCCAAATATCGTAGCCGCCACCACCAACGGCAATCCATTTACCATCACAATATTCATGTGCCAATTGATGAGCGAGTTTTGGGATTTCTCTGTAGAGATTCATAGTACCATATAAATGTGTTAATGGATCAAAATAGTGTGCATCGGCGCCATTTTGCGTCAGTACAACATCTGGCTTGAAAAATTCAAAAATTTCCCTCATGGATTTTTCATAGATTTCTAGAAAACTCTCATCCTCAGTAAAAGCATCAATTGGAAAATTAAAAGAAGTGCCATAACCCTGTCCATTTCCTCGTTCTGTAATATTACCAGTTCCAGGGAAAAGATAACGTCCTGTTTCATGAATCGATAATGTGCAAACATCTGGATCTTCATAAAAGCTCCATTGTACACCATCCCCATGATGCGCATCGGTATCTACATACAGCACACGAGCATTATATTTTTCCTGTAGATAGCGGATGGCCACTGTACTATCGTTATAAATACAAAAGCCTGATGCTCGACCACGGAAGCCATGATGTAGCCCTCCACCTAGATTGAGGGCATGCTTAGCTTTTCCTTCCATAACATAATCGACAGCTGTTAGCGTTCCTCCTACAAGCTGTGCACTTGCTTCATGCATATTCTCGAAAATGGGTGTATCCTCAGTGCCAATGCCATAGCTTTCTCCTTGTGAATCGGAAAGTTCCCCATGGCCTGCCTTTTTGACAATATCAACATATTTAGGATCATGTGCTAGTAATAATTCTTCATCTGTTGCTACACGAGCTGGAACAACATCGACATCGTCTAGGGCGTCAATCTTTTTTAGCAAATCCATTGTAAGCGTCAAGCGTTTATGATTAAAAGGGTGGGTATCTGAAAATTTATATCCGAGTTGCTCCGGTGAGTAAATAAATACTGCCTTTTTCATTGTAACGAAACACCCGGTAAATTAGGCCATAGTACATCGAAGCCCTCTTTACGAAGATCTTCTATCATCGCTAATGGATTCAGTGTTTTCACTCGGACACTTAAAATTTTATTTTGTGTATTTTCAGAGTCAGGATAAACTAAGACGCTTTGGACATTTGCATGATGTTCGTGGAATATTTTTGTGATTTCAAATAAAATCCCTGGTGTGTCAGTTACACGAATTTCAATTTTTGAGCCAGGTTCAGTAGCACCAGTTAATTCAATATAAGTATAGAGCAAATCGGTAGTTGTGACGATGCCAACAAGTTTGCCGCCAGAAACAATTGGTAAACAGCCTACTTTAGATTCGTAGAATGTAAGGGCTACCTCTTCTACAAAATCAAGCGGATGACCAACTAATGGATTTTTAATCATTACTTCTTCCACTTTTGCATTAAATACAGGAGAATTGGGCTCATCCTGCAATGAAGAAGGAAGTGCTTCTTTAATGTCTCGTTCTGTGAGGACACCAAGAACATGCCGTTCTTCATCTACAACTGGCAAATGTCGTACTTTTTTCTCACGCATTAACTTTAGCGCTTCAAGCACTGTATTTGTTGGAGCCAGCGTGTAAGGCTCATTATTCATGATTTCTTCTACGATCATATACGCATCCCCTTTGTGTTGGTTTTAATACATGAAGCGATTTCTAAAACGAAGCTTATCAAATCTTTCCATTGTTTCAGGGGGCACACGTTTTCCCTCGCGTGCCATCAGGCAGTTAGCTGGGTGTGAAGTAATCTCTGGGTCATCTGTTGCAAAATATTCGAAGCCAGCAGAGCTCATCATTTTTTCCATCATCTTGCGATAATCCCAAACATTTAAACCAGTTCCTTTAAGGTCCCAATGCCAATAATATTCAGTAGTGAGTACAAGATAGTCTTCCATTTCATCTCCCATAAAAGAAACAGCCAGCAATGCTTTACCAGCACCTGTACCTCGATAGTCAGGTATAACTTCAATTGCGCCTAGCTCAATCATGTTATCAATACGATCCTCGGCCCAGCGTTCAAGTGGGTCTGGATAGAGATAGGTGACATAGCCTACGATAATGTCCTTTTGTCGAATAATAATAATTCGCCCTTCAGGAAGTCCTGCAATTTCAATAATCGCTTGCTGTTGCTGTTTAGGAGGTCTAAAGGCAACCAAGCCTTCATGGAAAGAATATGTAGCTAATTTTTCTGGAGGAACAGGTCCTTCCACATACACAGTACCATGCTTTGTTTCCTTTGTGACAGAAAAAAAAGTTTTTTTATGTTCCATAATTACACCACCTGAGTTTAATAATTCCATTATAGCTGATTTCTTGCGGAAAAACGCTTATTTTTGCAAAATATACCTATATTTTTGGAAAAATAAAAATATTAGGACATTCTTAGTGAATTCGTGTA
This window harbors:
- a CDS encoding UDP-N-acetylmuramate--L-alanine ligase, whose translation is MTVFHFTGIKGSGMSSLAQILFDAGEQVQGSDVDKYFFTEQPLRERNIPIFTFNPDNIKEGMTIIAGNAFPDDHPELVRAREIGVEIIRYHKFLGEYIGNYTSIAITGAHGKTSTTGLMSHVVGGYKPTSYLIGDGTGAGHENADFFVMEACEYRRHFLAYNPDYAVMTNIDFDHPDYFANIEDVYSAFQSLALQVKKAIIACGDDEHLQRIQAKVPVVYYGFGAENDFEARNVDKTTEGTKFDVFVRNEFYSTFFIPLFGDHAVLNTLAVITLCQYEGISPDIIQERLNSYKGVKRRFTETDIGNNVLIDDYAHHPTEIRATIQSARQKFPERELVAVFQPHTFTRTQAFLQDFADSLSLADTAYLCDIFGSARETQGALSIHDLASLIEGSAVITTEGIEVLTKHEGAVFLFMGAGDVHKFQDAFENVLKNNETA
- a CDS encoding DUF948 domain-containing protein translates to MEVILYIAAIIAAIGFLILCVSVGMTLFSLKSILNSLAGTLSGIEGQMEGITRETTSLLTKTNSLAEDIQQKSEQLNSVVHAVKGIGDSVNGLNTSVQHITSSISKSVEQNEEKIAQVVQWSNVAMGIADKWKKRKVIEQAQELVSEDSYVFEAEQSEKPKRKWGRKK
- a CDS encoding DNA translocase FtsK, whose translation is MNWFKKQINKFINKDDSEYEYEYEEMYENYDEQTEQHVKEAPASKQKTFRFPLIEDMEISPSPTSTSQPKESFNQMEDDYYGQIEDLSLPKHLNNHIVDSSVYDVEVSGIRDLLANRSKRTGRTTMTKSQSEQGFRSKASLVFRDAQNEQPIPKPKENNSSPERMVESSMPANRKRFVPSDVPSPVYGFAKPSPIEQLLDKRKEELDKKEFSIPAEPEVLKETTTNQAFENILIEKEPIRPVQQDVPERLEMPETFEASTKQPITFDEDFSQEISDSNEELKAELPLPPTTSFAVAFEDQVKEAVQHELDVEQLTADQSEIHVKEVIVEQVQIENSTIHIGEVTVVQPPVNEVIEQEMLEGQSFDAIPKQDKSRIPFNVLMLKTDKEKWRIQQQSKNIKPSTVVEKKQDEQKESFETISIGDEHLLIPSIQEEIKHAVSTQIIGLELEEEEVTSQQVEKKESSIQSSPINDLSDSVSVITMSPVATMSSVSTLEKTAIEIDSRQEISATTDMEIPSITENEYLSENVELLLKEEPIEAEDQEQPSNETLEGIEEKENPPKLVHVYQKPTDEYLEPPEEKTQDTEWMEQQGDTLVEALSYFQVSAQIESIMQGPAVTQFEITVSHGTKVSKIRNLADDLKLALAAKDIRIQAPIPGKSSIGIEIPNRVSRAVRLSEVTNSASFLESESPLEAALGLDLTGKPVTIDLRKMPHGLIAGATGSGKSVCINSILVSLLYKAAPHELKLMLIDPKMVELAPFNHIPHLVSPVITDVKAATAALKWAVEEMERRYQLFAHAGARDITRYNALADKNNEHSLKLPYMLIVIDELADLMMMSPADVEEAICRIAQKARACGIHLIVATQRPSVDVITGLIKSNIPTRIAFAVSSQIDSRTILDGQGAERLLGRGDMLYLGNGMSAPVRLQGTFVTDDEIESIIEHVREQGEPDYIFDQEELLKKTEISAEQDDLFEEVCRFVFEQGGASTSLIQRKYHIGYNRAARLIDMLESHGFVSEARGSKPRESYITEEDLITMFE
- a CDS encoding YtxH domain-containing protein — protein: MTTQKPNFNEVKEQQLESSLPQLYHPQESIYEEERVNMKDFVIGALVGGIVGAAAGLLLAPKSGKDLRSDVAVQAVNLKDKSADFSTTAKDKTVQLSKQIQEQSTQLVEKVKTLKTAKAPTVFDDGTVSFEGEEPLEDYVPNEEPKAEETAETKEQAEEKNEEVRA